The nucleotide sequence TGCAGTGTCTCAGCAGCTGTGTCCGCTATTCAGAAGTTAACACGCGTGAGGGTGGTCGACAACAGCGCTCTTGGAAACGCCCACCACCACCGTCCACCAAAAGTCATTCACGTATACACCAAGAATGGAATAGGTAAAGTGGGAGACAGAGTCTTACTGGCCATTAAAGGACAGAAGAAAAAAGCTCTCATAGTGGGTCACAAAATGCCTGGAGCCCGAATGACCCCACGCTTTGACTCCAATAACGTGGTTTTGATTGAAGAGAATGGAAACCCCACAGGAACGAGAATAAAAACTCCTATACCAACACATCTGCGCAAAATGGAGGGGGAATATTCGAAACTGTTAGCCATCGCTCAGCGATTTGTTTGAATGGGTGTTTCTGTATTCTGGGAGAACCAATCTTAAAATACGTCTCTTATCTTTGTAAATACTAAAGATTGTTCATGccattcagaaagaaaaaatagcTTTCATGGTTGCTTGTggaataatttgtaataaaatatgtggatgaaatatttttgaattgCTATAGTTattcacaattacattttttattttgaggaagaaacaaaaaatagaattgcGAGGCGCAAACTCTGAATTCAGAAAAGAAGTTAAAAAATGCAAGAGGCAAACTTGGCACTGCAagacaaaaaagaaatttatattatgcaattcagacttttcctcttagaattctaaatttatatattgcaattctaatgttttttctttcagttttcaggaggaaaatgtcagaattgtgaaataaagtcaaaattaagttaaGAGTTAAATTTCACACAATTCACcattaaatgcttttatatGACCCACTTGTAAGGACATCTCAGACGTTTCATAGAACAtatgaaataaaactgtttatgtaaGTTTAGTATAACAACAGTTTATTCTGAAGCTCTGATTATAGGAAATCAGTGACAATATCGACACAATTACGCATTGTGCatctaaagctttttttaacaGGATGCATTAGTTCACCTCATAGGAGAACATGCAgtgctctgtgtgttttttttttttttttttcctatggcACTATTCATAGACAGCCTTTTGGAAATAAAGGTTGGTCTTCTGTTAGGACAAAATGCACAACATGCACATGTTCTTCAGCCATCGGTCATTACAGAAGCAATGAGTGGAGGTTTCTTGTGTTTCACACTAGAGGGTTTTTCTTTGTAGTGTAACTGCAGTATATATTATTAGgattgaaaaataaatctttataaaTCTAGTAGCACTTTATTCTAATGAGGTTATAGTGGGATTGTTGCATGAGGAGTTCAGCATTGAGGCACTTTGCAGCAGGATCTTGAGTTGGACGTTCATGAAATGGTTTACCTCAACCGCACATGGTCATGAAGAGCCACTacataaaaaaagagaatgagTGATTAGTGTTTTGTAGatgtttgttttaacatttcGGTGTCAAGAAATCAATCCAGAGCACCTCAGATAGGTTCATCTCAGCCGTTCCTGTTCCATCTCTGTCCAACTGCTGAAACGATCCTACAAAGTAAGTGCAAGActatgaaaaacaaatacaaaaagatAACATGTGATACGAAAAGAAATACCTACTGAACATAGCCTCCAGTTTGATCAAGCAGCAGACGAAGTTATCAAAATCGATGACCTCGTTCTCAGCGTATCTGGCTACAAGGATCTGGTTGAGTCTGTTATTGAGCTTAAAGCCTGTAAAGAAAGTGATTTTTAAGTGAATTCAAAAATGTTGGGCTggtaatattgatatttttaatgtaatatgtataatattttaagtcTTATGCTTagcaaggttgcatttatttgatcaaaaatacagtaaaacagaaatgggtgttaaatattattacaaatagtAACAATAACAATTGTTTGCCaattaatgaaacaaatgtctcTTTCACCTGCTGATTCTACAGCCAGACGCATCTCATAAGAGCTCATAGTTCCTGACTTATCAATATCAAACTCTCTGAAGATCCCCTGAGTGGAAAAGAAAGCAtgagatatttattttgaactaaagaatctgtaaatatttcagAGTGTGTGGGGGGAAGAAAT is from Labeo rohita strain BAU-BD-2019 chromosome 13, IGBB_LRoh.1.0, whole genome shotgun sequence and encodes:
- the mrpl14 gene encoding 39S ribosomal protein L14, mitochondrial — its product is MALSLSRAILPKLMQQRAFSVSAAVSAIQKLTRVRVVDNSALGNAHHHRPPKVIHVYTKNGIGKVGDRVLLAIKGQKKKALIVGHKMPGARMTPRFDSNNVVLIEENGNPTGTRIKTPIPTHLRKMEGEYSKLLAIAQRFV